One part of the Nostoc sp. PCC 7120 = FACHB-418 genome encodes these proteins:
- a CDS encoding class I fructose-bisphosphate aldolase, with product MTTTLLESNSIESLLGHEAEDLLTYKAKVSQDLLHLPGADFIDRVWLNSDRNPQVLRNLQQLYSTGRLAYTGYLSILPVDQGIEHSAGASFAPNPIYFDPENIIRLAIAGGCNAVATTLGVLGSVSRKYAHKIPFIAKLNHNELLTFPNQFDQVLFADVEQAWNLGAVAVGATIYFGSEQSTRQIQEISRAFKRAHELGMVTILWCYLRNNAFKQDKDYHLAADLTGQANHLGVTIEADIIKQKLPENNNGYGAVAKATGQSYGKTHEKVYTDLTTDHPIDLTRYQVLNCYCGRAGLINSGGASGKNDFAEAVRTAVINKRAGGTGLISGRKAFQRPFEEGVKLFHAIQDVYLSPNVTIA from the coding sequence ATGACTACCACACTCTTAGAATCTAATTCTATCGAGTCATTGCTAGGGCATGAAGCAGAAGACTTGCTGACTTACAAAGCTAAAGTATCTCAAGACTTATTACATCTACCAGGGGCTGATTTTATTGATCGAGTTTGGTTAAATAGCGATCGCAATCCTCAAGTCTTGCGAAATCTTCAACAACTCTATTCTACAGGTCGTTTGGCATATACCGGCTATCTTTCTATTCTGCCAGTAGACCAAGGTATTGAACACTCAGCCGGAGCATCTTTTGCACCTAATCCTATTTACTTTGACCCAGAAAATATCATCCGTTTAGCAATCGCTGGTGGTTGTAATGCTGTCGCCACAACTTTAGGTGTATTAGGTAGTGTTTCGCGTAAATATGCCCACAAAATTCCTTTCATTGCTAAACTTAACCATAATGAATTGTTAACCTTTCCCAATCAATTTGACCAAGTATTATTTGCTGATGTAGAACAGGCTTGGAATTTGGGAGCAGTGGCTGTTGGTGCGACAATTTATTTTGGTTCTGAACAGTCCACCAGACAAATTCAAGAAATCAGCCGTGCATTTAAACGCGCCCATGAACTAGGAATGGTCACAATTCTGTGGTGTTATTTGCGGAACAACGCATTTAAACAAGACAAAGATTATCACCTGGCGGCTGACCTCACCGGACAAGCAAATCATCTAGGTGTAACAATTGAAGCCGATATTATTAAACAAAAGTTGCCTGAAAATAACAATGGCTACGGTGCAGTAGCCAAAGCCACAGGTCAGAGTTACGGTAAAACTCACGAAAAAGTCTATACAGATTTAACCACAGACCACCCCATTGATTTAACTAGATACCAAGTACTCAATTGCTATTGCGGACGCGCAGGGTTGATTAATTCTGGGGGTGCATCTGGCAAAAACGACTTTGCCGAAGCAGTCCGCACCGCAGTTATTAATAAACGAGCTGGTGGTACAGGATTAATTTCTGGGAGAAAAGCTTTCCAGCGTCCTTTTGAGGAAGGGGTGAAGCTGTTTCACGCTATTCAGGACGTTTATTTGTCGCCAAATGTGACCATCGCCTAA
- a CDS encoding IS110 family transposase produces the protein MENISVWVGIDVSKATLDVYIRPIGKALKFANTELEIFNLVEQLKFYDLNLIVLEATGGLETELVIQLQAAMLPVALINPRQGRNFAKATGKLAKTDAIDAQILAHFGEAMKPQVLNIESQASRQLGELISRRRQLVEMQTAEKNRRSRARGKALADIEAHIEYLDERLKQLNQEIEQLTQNNQQWIEKVNLLKTTPGIGQVISTTLVSDLPELGQLTAKQISRLVGVAPINHDSGQHKGKRMINGGRAHVRATLYMGAVVAMRHNPVIKAFYERLVERGKSKKLALTACVHKMLVILNAMVRDNLPWRVTDNLQPIPNA, from the coding sequence ATGGAAAACATCTCTGTGTGGGTAGGCATTGACGTGAGCAAAGCGACCCTCGATGTTTATATCCGTCCCATCGGTAAAGCATTGAAGTTTGCTAATACAGAACTAGAAATATTTAATTTAGTTGAACAATTAAAATTTTATGATTTGAACCTCATCGTACTAGAAGCAACCGGAGGATTAGAAACAGAACTGGTCATTCAACTACAGGCAGCAATGCTACCAGTAGCATTAATCAATCCACGTCAAGGACGAAATTTTGCCAAAGCCACTGGTAAACTCGCCAAAACAGATGCTATCGATGCACAAATATTGGCACACTTTGGGGAAGCAATGAAACCTCAAGTGTTAAACATTGAGTCACAAGCATCTCGTCAATTAGGAGAATTAATTAGTCGTCGAAGACAATTAGTTGAGATGCAAACTGCTGAAAAAAATCGACGCTCACGCGCCCGTGGTAAAGCATTGGCAGATATTGAAGCACACATTGAATATCTTGACGAACGTCTCAAACAACTCAATCAAGAAATTGAGCAATTAACTCAAAACAATCAACAATGGATTGAAAAAGTTAATTTACTCAAAACTACTCCTGGTATTGGCCAAGTTATTTCGACAACTCTGGTTTCTGATTTGCCAGAACTCGGTCAACTCACTGCCAAACAAATTTCTCGCTTAGTTGGTGTTGCACCTATCAATCATGATAGTGGTCAACACAAAGGTAAGCGCATGATTAATGGCGGTCGCGCTCATGTTCGTGCCACTCTTTATATGGGTGCTGTTGTTGCTATGCGTCATAATCCGGTTATCAAGGCCTTTTATGAGCGTCTTGTCGAACGTGGTAAATCGAAAAAATTAGCTCTCACTGCTTGCGTTCATAAAATGTTAGTCATTTTAAATGCAATGGTTCGGGATAATTTACCTTGGCGTGTTACTGACAACTTACAACCCATTCCCAACGCTTAA
- a CDS encoding 3' terminal RNA ribose 2'-O-methyltransferase Hen1, translating to MLLTITTTHSPATELGYLLHKHPDRCHSFSLSFGKAHIFYPEASEQKCTVALLLDVDPVKLVRGRGATLEQYVSDRPYVASSFMSVAIAQVFSTALGGRSKDRPELAQTPLPLVAKLSVLPCRGGESFLRELFEPLGYTVSAQGHVLDENFPDWGNSRYFTVELQHTIPLSDLLSHLYVLIPVLDDEKHYWVNEEEIEKLLRHGEGWLSQHPAREQITRRYLKRQHRLTRTALAQLAEEDNLDPDGTEETHAEEEAAVEKPISLNQQRMNAVVAALKQSNARRVIDLGCGQGNLLKMLLKDSFFEQITGVDVSYRSLEIAQERLDRLHLPRNQWERLQLIQGALTYQDKRFYGYDAATVVEVIEHLDLSRLGAFERVLFEFAQPKTVIVTTPNIEYNVKFANLPAGKLRHKDHRFEWTRSQFQDWANKITERFAYNVQFQAIGEEDPEFGSPTQMARFCQ from the coding sequence ATGCTGCTCACCATCACCACCACCCACTCCCCAGCAACAGAGTTAGGCTACTTACTACATAAACACCCAGACCGTTGTCACTCGTTTTCCCTGTCATTTGGAAAGGCGCACATTTTTTATCCAGAAGCGAGTGAACAAAAATGCACAGTGGCGCTGTTGTTGGATGTTGACCCGGTGAAGTTGGTGCGGGGGAGAGGTGCGACTTTGGAACAATATGTGAGCGATCGCCCTTATGTGGCATCATCTTTTATGAGTGTAGCGATCGCACAGGTATTTAGTACAGCTTTAGGTGGACGCAGCAAAGACCGACCAGAATTAGCCCAAACGCCTCTACCTTTGGTGGCGAAACTATCGGTTTTACCCTGTCGTGGTGGTGAAAGTTTTCTTCGAGAATTATTTGAACCTTTGGGTTACACTGTCAGCGCCCAAGGTCACGTTTTAGATGAGAACTTTCCAGATTGGGGTAATAGTCGATATTTTACCGTTGAACTCCAGCACACTATACCCTTGAGTGATTTGTTAAGCCATCTCTACGTCCTGATTCCCGTACTAGATGATGAGAAACACTATTGGGTAAACGAAGAAGAAATCGAAAAATTACTGCGTCATGGTGAGGGTTGGTTATCGCAACATCCAGCCAGAGAACAAATCACGCGACGTTATCTCAAACGACAACACCGTTTAACTCGCACTGCTTTAGCACAGTTAGCAGAAGAAGATAATCTCGACCCTGATGGTACGGAAGAAACCCACGCAGAGGAAGAAGCGGCGGTAGAAAAGCCAATTAGCTTGAACCAACAGCGTATGAATGCGGTGGTTGCTGCTTTAAAACAAAGTAATGCTAGGCGTGTAATTGATTTGGGATGTGGACAAGGTAATTTATTGAAAATGCTCTTGAAAGATAGCTTTTTTGAGCAAATTACAGGTGTAGATGTTTCCTACAGGTCGCTAGAAATTGCCCAAGAAAGATTAGACCGCTTGCACCTTCCCCGCAACCAGTGGGAACGTTTGCAATTAATTCAAGGCGCATTGACTTATCAAGATAAACGCTTTTATGGTTATGATGCGGCGACTGTGGTAGAGGTAATTGAGCATCTTGATTTATCTCGATTGGGTGCCTTTGAGCGAGTTTTATTTGAATTTGCTCAACCAAAAACAGTGATAGTAACCACACCAAATATTGAATATAACGTCAAATTTGCCAATCTCCCGGCGGGGAAACTGCGACATAAAGATCATCGCTTTGAATGGACGCGATCGCAATTCCAAGATTGGGCAAATAAAATCACAGAACGCTTTGCTTATAACGTGCAGTTTCAAGCTATAGGAGAAGAAGACCCAGAATTTGGTTCACCGACACAAATGGCACGTTTTTGTCAATAA
- a CDS encoding nuclear transport factor 2 family protein has product MSNANTELLLQWANLWSSGNVESFLSLFAEDCYYEDVAFSMVSKGKEQLRDFFSATRTALPDLKINVQSCFASEANGALEWVMQGTHKEAFHNVPASHQMIEVRGVTFINLENGKIKTNKDYYNLATLLQQIGMLPQL; this is encoded by the coding sequence GTGAGTAACGCAAATACAGAGCTACTTTTGCAATGGGCAAATTTATGGTCTTCAGGAAATGTAGAATCGTTTCTCTCGCTTTTTGCTGAGGATTGCTACTACGAAGATGTGGCGTTTAGTATGGTGAGTAAAGGTAAGGAACAACTCAGAGACTTTTTCAGCGCTACTCGCACAGCATTACCTGATTTAAAGATAAATGTACAGTCTTGTTTTGCGTCAGAAGCCAATGGCGCATTAGAGTGGGTCATGCAAGGGACTCATAAGGAAGCATTTCATAATGTACCAGCTTCCCATCAAATGATTGAGGTGCGGGGCGTGACATTTATAAATCTAGAAAACGGAAAAATCAAAACTAATAAGGATTATTACAACCTTGCTACTTTATTACAGCAGATTGGAATGTTACCACAGTTGTAA
- a CDS encoding polynucleotide kinase-phosphatase codes for MKITIPELSLVVLIGASGAGKSTFARKHFQPFEVISSDFCRGLVSNDENSQSASRDAFDVLHYITTKRLAAGKLTVIDATNVQPEDRKTLLQMAKQYHCFTVAIVFDLPEELCHERNQQRSDRQFGSHVVRRHTQMLRRSLRSLEKEGFRYVYTLKSPEEIANVAIELQPLWNNKKHEHGPFDIIGDIHGCCDELETLLQQLGYEKSTGIEDTIWNAPIYYHPQGRKAVFLGDLVDRGTRILDTVKLVRNMVTADTAICVPGNHENKLLRKLRGKNVKVNHGLQQSLDEIAALPEAIRTLFTKELTDFLDSLVSHYLLDDGRLVVAHAGMKQEMQGRGSGAVREFALYGESTGEIDEFGLPVRYNWAGDYRGEALVVYGHTPIPEAEWLNNTIDIDTGCVFGGKLTALRYPEKELVSVPAARVYCEPVKPLVENSITRTSQQEFDDVLNIEDVLGKRIINTKLQPNITIREENAIAALEIMSRFAANPKWLIYLPPTMSPVETSSAPGYLEHPSQAFVYYQKQGITEVICEEKHMGSRAIVVVCRDLATAEKRFGVVDEGIGICYTRTGRRFFDEPTLETQLLARVNAALTASRFWERFNTDWVCLDCELMPWSAKAQGLIKGQYAPVGVASRLACNDAVELLQQASERGLNITTQLTRYQQRAEMANQYITAYRRYCWNVTDIGDLKLAPFHILATEEAVHIDKDHRWHIEQITQICQSDPDLLLSTAYKVIDLTDPSSQAEGVHWWEKLTQVGGEGMVVKSMQFLVKGSRGIVQPAVKCRGQEYLRIIYGPEYSALENLQRLRQRGLSLKRSLAMREFALGVEALERFVAHAPLRHVHECVFGILALESEPVDPRL; via the coding sequence ATGAAAATTACTATTCCTGAATTATCTTTAGTTGTCTTGATTGGTGCTTCTGGTGCAGGTAAATCAACATTCGCACGTAAGCACTTTCAACCGTTTGAAGTAATATCTTCTGATTTTTGTCGTGGGTTAGTTTCCAATGATGAAAATAGCCAGTCTGCTTCCAGAGATGCTTTTGATGTTCTGCACTATATAACGACTAAACGCCTAGCCGCAGGCAAATTAACAGTAATAGATGCAACTAACGTCCAGCCAGAAGACCGCAAGACTTTACTGCAAATGGCCAAGCAGTATCATTGCTTTACAGTGGCCATAGTTTTTGACCTACCAGAAGAATTATGTCATGAACGTAACCAACAAAGAAGTGACAGACAATTCGGCTCCCATGTAGTCCGTCGTCATACCCAAATGTTACGGCGTTCTTTGCGTAGTTTAGAAAAAGAGGGTTTCCGCTACGTCTACACCCTCAAATCACCAGAGGAAATCGCCAACGTCGCAATTGAACTTCAACCCTTATGGAATAACAAAAAACACGAACACGGCCCCTTTGACATCATCGGCGATATTCACGGTTGTTGTGATGAGCTGGAAACTTTACTCCAGCAATTAGGCTATGAAAAAAGCACAGGAATTGAAGATACAATCTGGAACGCTCCCATCTACTACCACCCCCAAGGACGCAAAGCGGTCTTTCTTGGTGATTTGGTAGACAGAGGGACACGTATTTTAGATACAGTCAAGCTAGTACGCAACATGGTGACAGCAGATACAGCCATTTGTGTTCCTGGTAATCATGAAAACAAGCTCTTGCGGAAATTACGAGGTAAAAATGTCAAGGTAAATCATGGGTTACAGCAAAGCCTTGATGAAATTGCAGCGTTACCAGAAGCAATCCGCACACTATTCACTAAGGAACTCACAGACTTTTTAGATTCCCTTGTCAGCCACTACTTACTTGATGACGGACGCTTGGTAGTAGCACACGCAGGGATGAAACAGGAAATGCAGGGACGGGGTTCTGGTGCGGTGCGGGAGTTTGCCCTGTACGGTGAAAGTACGGGTGAAATTGACGAGTTTGGTTTACCAGTCCGTTATAACTGGGCTGGAGATTATCGGGGTGAGGCGCTGGTAGTTTATGGACATACACCCATACCTGAGGCGGAATGGCTGAATAATACTATTGATATTGATACAGGTTGTGTGTTTGGTGGCAAACTTACCGCCCTACGTTATCCCGAAAAGGAATTGGTGAGTGTTCCGGCGGCGCGGGTTTACTGTGAACCCGTGAAACCTTTAGTTGAGAATAGTATTACGCGGACATCCCAACAGGAATTTGATGATGTTCTCAACATTGAGGATGTATTAGGTAAGCGCATCATCAATACCAAGCTACAACCAAATATCACCATTAGAGAAGAAAATGCGATCGCTGCTTTAGAAATTATGAGCCGTTTTGCTGCTAATCCCAAATGGCTGATTTACCTCCCTCCTACCATGTCCCCAGTAGAAACCTCTTCAGCCCCTGGATACCTGGAACACCCATCCCAAGCCTTCGTCTACTACCAAAAGCAAGGAATTACGGAGGTTATATGTGAAGAAAAGCATATGGGTTCACGCGCCATTGTGGTTGTTTGTCGGGATTTAGCAACAGCCGAGAAACGGTTTGGTGTAGTGGATGAAGGTATTGGTATTTGTTATACCCGCACAGGTAGGAGATTTTTTGATGAGCCAACATTAGAAACGCAACTTTTGGCACGGGTAAATGCTGCTCTGACTGCAAGTAGATTTTGGGAAAGATTTAATACAGACTGGGTGTGCTTAGACTGTGAACTCATGCCTTGGTCAGCAAAAGCACAAGGATTAATAAAAGGGCAATATGCACCAGTGGGTGTGGCATCACGCCTAGCTTGCAATGATGCCGTAGAATTACTGCAACAAGCAAGCGAGCGCGGCCTCAATATTACTACCCAACTCACTCGCTACCAACAACGAGCAGAGATGGCAAATCAGTACATCACTGCTTACCGTCGCTACTGCTGGAATGTCACCGATATTGGAGACTTAAAACTAGCCCCCTTTCATATCCTCGCTACAGAGGAAGCTGTGCATATCGACAAAGACCATCGTTGGCACATAGAACAAATTACCCAAATCTGCCAATCAGACCCGGATTTACTCCTGTCAACGGCTTACAAAGTAATAGATTTAACCGACCCTAGCAGCCAAGCTGAAGGGGTGCATTGGTGGGAAAAACTCACCCAAGTTGGGGGTGAGGGTATGGTTGTCAAATCTATGCAATTTCTGGTCAAGGGTAGTCGGGGTATTGTGCAGCCTGCGGTGAAATGTCGTGGACAAGAATATCTGCGAATTATCTATGGCCCTGAATATTCAGCCCTAGAGAACTTGCAACGTCTACGCCAACGAGGGTTATCTCTGAAACGTTCTTTGGCCATGCGAGAGTTCGCCCTGGGTGTGGAAGCATTAGAGCGATTTGTTGCCCATGCTCCTTTACGTCATGTACATGAATGCGTATTTGGAATTTTGGCTCTAGAAAGTGAACCCGTAGATCCACGACTGTAG
- a CDS encoding serine/threonine-protein kinase yields the protein MNHHMIGKVLQARYQIVQNLGSGVFGQTYIAVDINYPHQPKCVVKQLKVNSFHSSHLDTIRLRFLTETETLKHLGQHPQIPNFIACFEENERFYLVQEYIGGHALTAELPIAQNWGSVWREDEVITFLEDALSILQFVHSQGVIHCDVKPENLIRRAVNGKLVLIDFGSIQSVNFGIDEQVSIYQVPATSLGYIPPEQFIGKTQINSDIYALGMIAIQALTGLEPLQLKIDPDSNEIIWRFADTPVSDYLAAILSQMIRYNFQERFQSAAEVLRVLQQMKWETSLPQLLQTQQIEYRQEPNSEASPLITGMKVGLAVNTLLMGLGTYSLLSNSPANTETELLYKATQEYQDGDLQQAIALAKLIPSHSNVYPDAQATIDEWQQQWQTAAKQYSLAEQALLENRWSDVFVAASEVPNISYWQSKVKDVVQKANVNIEAQTQDLLAKAYDKARAKDFSSALEYLRQIPQESSAGALVQKKLAEYNQKKQIRAAYFLHQARKQALAGNFDHAVNYLRKIPQGTPVYAQAQAKLNEYTQKLRPQIQKAKSLIAHNSVIQVGNLQSEIQLPEVNIR from the coding sequence ATGAACCACCACATGATCGGTAAAGTACTGCAAGCACGCTACCAAATTGTTCAAAACCTGGGTTCAGGGGTATTTGGACAAACATATATTGCTGTAGATATCAATTACCCACATCAACCTAAATGTGTTGTTAAACAACTTAAGGTTAACAGTTTCCACTCTAGTCACCTAGATACAATCAGATTACGTTTTCTGACAGAAACTGAAACCCTCAAGCACTTGGGACAACACCCCCAGATTCCCAATTTCATTGCTTGTTTTGAAGAAAATGAGCGTTTCTACTTAGTACAAGAGTATATCGGCGGACACGCTTTAACGGCAGAATTGCCAATTGCTCAAAATTGGGGTTCTGTGTGGCGCGAAGATGAAGTTATTACATTTCTAGAAGATGCGTTAAGTATTTTACAGTTTGTGCATTCGCAAGGTGTGATTCATTGCGATGTTAAACCAGAAAATTTAATCAGACGTGCTGTTAATGGCAAATTAGTTTTAATTGACTTTGGTTCTATCCAGTCAGTGAATTTTGGCATAGATGAACAAGTATCTATCTATCAGGTTCCGGCTACTTCCTTGGGATACATACCACCAGAGCAATTTATTGGTAAAACTCAAATCAACAGTGATATCTATGCTTTAGGCATGATTGCTATCCAGGCTTTAACTGGGCTAGAACCACTGCAATTAAAAATAGATCCTGATAGTAATGAAATCATTTGGCGTTTTGCTGATACGCCTGTGAGTGACTATCTAGCGGCGATTCTCAGCCAAATGATTCGCTACAATTTCCAAGAACGCTTTCAGTCTGCGGCTGAGGTGTTGCGTGTACTCCAACAGATGAAATGGGAAACATCCTTGCCACAACTTTTGCAAACACAACAGATAGAATATAGGCAGGAACCTAATTCTGAAGCGTCGCCGCTAATCACAGGAATGAAAGTAGGACTAGCGGTTAATACCTTATTAATGGGACTGGGAACTTATTCATTGCTGAGTAATTCTCCAGCTAACACAGAAACAGAACTTTTATATAAAGCGACACAAGAATATCAAGACGGCGACTTACAACAAGCGATCGCTCTAGCTAAACTCATACCTTCTCATAGTAATGTATATCCAGATGCTCAAGCCACTATAGACGAATGGCAACAGCAATGGCAAACAGCAGCAAAACAATATTCCTTAGCTGAACAAGCATTACTTGAGAATAGATGGTCAGATGTTTTTGTTGCTGCAAGCGAAGTTCCTAATATTTCATATTGGCAATCTAAAGTTAAGGATGTAGTACAGAAAGCCAATGTCAATATCGAAGCCCAAACACAAGATTTATTAGCCAAAGCTTATGATAAAGCTAGAGCTAAAGATTTTTCTTCAGCATTAGAATATTTGCGTCAAATTCCTCAAGAAAGTTCTGCTGGTGCTTTAGTACAAAAAAAACTAGCTGAATACAACCAGAAAAAACAAATTAGAGCCGCTTATTTTTTACACCAAGCTCGTAAACAAGCATTAGCTGGTAACTTTGATCATGCGGTCAACTACCTCCGCAAAATTCCTCAAGGTACTCCTGTTTATGCCCAAGCTCAAGCTAAACTCAATGAGTATACACAAAAGTTACGCCCACAAATCCAAAAGGCTAAGTCTTTGATTGCTCATAATTCAGTTATTCAGGTTGGCAATTTACAATCTGAAATTCAATTACCAGAAGTAAATATTCGCTAG